The following are from one region of the Thiocapsa rosea genome:
- the pepP gene encoding Xaa-Pro aminopeptidase, with protein sequence MTATEYKRRRRALAHAIGPNGIAILPAAREVVRNRDVHYPFRQNSDFVYLTGFSEPDAFAVIAPKRKDGEYVLFCRPRDPEREQWDGRRAGVDGATADFGADQAYPLSELDTVMPTLIDGRERLYFPIGSDAALDAQIMGWVNRVRANVRAGASAPETFVTIESVLHEMRLRKSAAEIKQMRRAAEISAAAHRRLMQICEPGMNESRLEAEFHHVCAASGARDQAYSPIVGGGANGCILHYVENRAPLRDGDLVLIDAGCELGGYASDITRTFPVNGRFSAPQRALYELVLEAQLAAIGKAKPGNLWNEPHDEAVKVLTKGLIHLGLLKGKLAELIKEEAHKPYYMHRTGHWLGMDVHDVGSYKEKGAWRPFEPGMVLTVEPGLYLADSDEIPEPYRQIGIRIEDDVLITESGNEILSAAAPKEPDAIESLMADN encoded by the coding sequence GTGCGCAATCGCGATGTCCACTACCCCTTTCGCCAGAACAGCGACTTCGTCTATCTGACCGGCTTCTCCGAGCCCGATGCCTTCGCCGTGATTGCGCCGAAACGCAAAGATGGCGAGTACGTGCTCTTTTGTCGGCCTCGTGATCCGGAGCGCGAGCAGTGGGACGGTCGGCGCGCGGGTGTGGATGGTGCAACGGCGGACTTCGGCGCCGATCAGGCGTATCCCCTGAGCGAGCTCGATACGGTCATGCCGACCCTGATCGACGGGCGCGAGCGCCTGTATTTTCCGATCGGCAGCGATGCGGCGCTCGACGCGCAGATCATGGGCTGGGTGAACCGGGTTCGGGCCAACGTCCGCGCCGGCGCCAGTGCGCCCGAGACCTTCGTGACCATCGAGTCGGTCCTGCACGAGATGCGGCTGCGCAAAAGCGCTGCCGAGATCAAACAGATGCGCCGAGCCGCTGAGATCTCCGCCGCCGCCCACCGGCGGCTGATGCAGATCTGCGAACCCGGCATGAACGAGTCCCGGCTCGAGGCCGAGTTTCATCATGTATGCGCCGCATCGGGTGCGCGCGATCAGGCCTACTCGCCCATTGTCGGCGGCGGCGCCAATGGCTGCATCCTGCACTACGTCGAGAACCGGGCGCCGCTGCGCGACGGTGATCTCGTCTTGATCGATGCCGGGTGCGAACTCGGCGGGTACGCCTCCGACATCACCCGAACCTTTCCCGTGAACGGGCGCTTCAGTGCGCCGCAGCGCGCGCTCTACGAGCTGGTGCTCGAGGCGCAGTTGGCTGCGATCGGCAAGGCCAAGCCCGGCAATCTCTGGAACGAGCCCCACGACGAGGCGGTCAAGGTCTTGACCAAGGGGCTGATCCATCTCGGCCTGCTCAAGGGTAAGCTCGCCGAGCTGATCAAGGAGGAGGCACACAAGCCCTACTATATGCACCGCACCGGTCATTGGTTGGGGATGGATGTCCATGATGTGGGAAGCTATAAAGAGAAAGGCGCGTGGCGGCCCTTCGAGCCCGGGATGGTGTTGACGGTGGAGCCCGGGCTCTATTTGGCCGATTCGGACGAGATTCCGGAGCCCTATCGACAGATCGGGATCCGCATCGAGGACGATGTGCTGATTACGGAGTCGGGCAACGAGATCCTCTCGGCCGCGGCACCGAAGGAGCCCGACGCGATCGAATCCCTGATGGCGGACAACTAA
- the ubiH gene encoding 2-octaprenyl-6-methoxyphenyl hydroxylase — MHEYDLVIIGGGLVGGSLACALSGCGLRIAVVEAVPASAEHQPSYDERVIALSWGSRRILEAIGVWPDIAPEAEPIRQVHVSDRGHCGFTRLGPDDAGVEALGYVAPARVMGAAIRSALALSPDVELLCPARLLEHRVTADRVELGVQHGEARLRLSAALLVAADGGDSAVRRQLDLETRDERYEQDAVITTVSPDRPRNGVAFERFTDTGPLALLPMTGGRYSVVWTCRGEETSTLLALSDEAFLARLQARFGYRLGRFLQVGPRRAYPLKLVLTRNPVQPRVVLIGNAAHTLHPVAGQGFNLGLRDVAALAEVIAQSARAGADLGGPAALSDYRGWRGSDQPSTARLTDLLARVFVNPWTPLRFARNAAMLGLDLIPPARHRVAQRFMGVGGRLPRLACGVPLEKADARN, encoded by the coding sequence ATGCACGAATACGATCTGGTCATCATCGGCGGAGGCTTGGTCGGCGGCAGCCTGGCCTGCGCGCTGTCCGGCTGCGGGCTGCGGATCGCGGTCGTGGAGGCGGTACCGGCCTCGGCCGAGCACCAGCCGAGCTACGACGAGCGCGTCATTGCCTTGTCCTGGGGCAGCCGCCGGATCCTCGAAGCCATCGGCGTCTGGCCGGACATCGCCCCGGAGGCGGAGCCGATTCGGCAGGTCCATGTCTCCGATCGCGGGCATTGCGGGTTCACGCGGCTCGGTCCGGACGATGCGGGTGTGGAAGCCCTCGGCTACGTCGCCCCGGCGCGCGTGATGGGGGCCGCGATTCGCTCCGCGCTCGCGTTGTCGCCGGACGTGGAGCTGCTCTGCCCGGCACGGCTCCTGGAGCATCGCGTCACGGCCGACCGAGTCGAGCTCGGGGTGCAGCACGGGGAGGCGCGTTTGCGCCTGAGTGCCGCGCTGTTGGTCGCGGCCGACGGCGGCGATTCGGCGGTGCGCCGGCAGCTCGATCTCGAAACCCGTGACGAGCGTTACGAGCAAGACGCCGTGATCACGACCGTCTCTCCCGATCGTCCGCGCAACGGCGTGGCCTTCGAGCGCTTCACCGACACCGGTCCGTTGGCCCTGCTGCCGATGACGGGTGGACGCTACTCGGTGGTCTGGACCTGTCGCGGCGAGGAGACGAGCACGCTGCTCGCTCTCTCGGACGAGGCATTCCTGGCGCGCCTGCAAGCGCGCTTCGGCTACCGGCTCGGGCGTTTTCTGCAGGTGGGTCCGCGACGCGCCTATCCCCTGAAGCTGGTGCTGACGCGCAACCCGGTGCAGCCGCGTGTCGTGCTGATCGGCAACGCGGCACACACCCTCCATCCGGTGGCCGGCCAAGGCTTCAATCTGGGTCTGCGCGACGTCGCCGCCCTTGCCGAGGTCATCGCCCAGAGCGCCCGTGCGGGTGCGGATCTCGGCGGCCCGGCGGCCCTCTCGGACTATCGGGGCTGGCGCGGGTCGGATCAGCCGAGCACCGCACGGCTGACCGATCTGCTCGCCCGTGTCTTCGTCAACCCCTGGACGCCCCTGCGGTTCGCCCGCAACGCGGCCATGCTGGGTCTGGATCTCATCCCCCCGGCGCGCCATCGCGTGGCGCAGCGGTTCATGGGCGTGGGCGGGCGTTTGCCCCGCCTCGCCTGCGGGGTTCCTTTGGAGAAGGCCGATGCACGAAACTGA
- a CDS encoding UbiH/UbiF/VisC/COQ6 family ubiquinone biosynthesis hydroxylase, whose amino-acid sequence MHETEPMSSRVPDTSASQESLFDLVVVGGGMVGAALARACSGKGLRIAVIETREPRREWPAGEIDLRVSALSRASQRILARLGAWERIAALGANPYRKMCVWDALGGGSIHFDAQSLGEPDLGHIVENRVIQLALWETLETSPDIRLVCPASIVEIERTETESRVVLGDGQVIAGRLLVAADGRDSLVRELSGIETEGRDYDQRAIVANVRPQEWHEDTAWQRFLPTGPLALLPLADGRCSIVWSATEERASEVLGMGDAAFSAAVTDASEARLGALVVEGPRAAFPLRLQHAKQYVLPGLALVGDAAHAVHPLAGQGVNLGFLDAAELAAAIDLALERGRDIAGIWALRHYERARRGDNTAMLAAMDLIKRTFSNEAPPLAAARSLGLTLTDRIGPIKALFMERALGLGSDLPPLARSL is encoded by the coding sequence ATGCACGAAACTGAGCCGATGTCGTCGCGCGTTCCGGACACGAGCGCATCGCAGGAGTCGTTGTTCGACCTGGTCGTGGTCGGCGGTGGAATGGTCGGGGCCGCACTCGCCCGCGCCTGTTCCGGCAAGGGGCTGCGGATCGCGGTCATCGAGACCCGGGAGCCGCGGCGCGAATGGCCCGCGGGCGAGATCGACCTGCGTGTCTCGGCCCTGAGTCGCGCGAGTCAGCGCATCCTCGCGCGCCTCGGCGCGTGGGAGCGCATCGCCGCACTCGGCGCCAACCCCTATCGCAAGATGTGTGTGTGGGATGCACTCGGCGGCGGGAGCATCCATTTCGATGCCCAATCGCTCGGCGAGCCCGATCTCGGGCACATCGTCGAGAACCGCGTCATCCAGTTGGCGCTCTGGGAGACGCTGGAAACCTCGCCGGACATACGGCTCGTCTGCCCTGCGTCCATCGTCGAGATCGAGCGCACGGAGACCGAATCGCGGGTGGTGCTGGGTGACGGGCAGGTCATTGCGGGTCGTCTGCTGGTCGCCGCGGACGGACGCGATTCACTGGTGCGCGAGCTCTCGGGTATCGAGACCGAAGGCCGGGACTACGACCAGCGCGCGATCGTGGCCAACGTCCGGCCGCAGGAGTGGCACGAAGATACCGCGTGGCAGCGCTTTCTGCCGACCGGTCCACTGGCCCTGCTGCCGCTGGCCGACGGTCGCTGCTCGATCGTGTGGTCCGCCACCGAGGAGCGTGCCTCCGAGGTGCTGGGGATGGGCGATGCGGCCTTCTCGGCGGCCGTGACGGACGCCTCCGAGGCGCGGCTCGGCGCGCTTGTCGTCGAAGGCCCGCGCGCGGCCTTTCCGCTGCGACTCCAGCACGCCAAGCAGTACGTCCTGCCGGGGTTGGCCCTGGTCGGCGACGCCGCCCACGCGGTCCATCCGCTCGCCGGGCAGGGCGTCAACCTGGGGTTCCTCGACGCCGCCGAGTTGGCGGCGGCGATCGATCTCGCGCTGGAGCGGGGACGCGACATCGCAGGCATCTGGGCGCTGCGCCATTACGAGCGAGCGCGCCGCGGTGACAATACCGCCATGCTCGCCGCGATGGATCTGATCAAACGGACCTTCAGCAACGAAGCCCCGCCGCTCGCTGCAGCGCGCAGCCTCGGGTTGACCCTGACCGACCGAATCGGCCCGATCAAGGCGCTCTTCATGGAGCGTGCGCTCGGGCTGGGAAGCGACCTGCCGCCGCTCGCGCGTTCCCTTTGA